The DNA window AAAATACGGAATAAAGTCACTTGCACAAGTGCACACCATGTACAAAAAAGTAGTTCCACATTGAACTATATCATTTCAAATTCTTGACAGTGTTCTTTGCTGTGAGATGTTCAAAGGAATGCAGGTGATTTCAAAACCAACTACATCTGTGGCTTCTATCAAGGTGTCAATCACCAGCACAAGCACACATGACTTGGTTAAAATGTGAAAATAACATTGGAAAGGCTCGGCCTTTGAAAAACCATCTAACAAATGCTCAGAATGTGAAAAACTGTAACCTAACCATAAGGGTGTCTTTAAACATTTAAGGAAAACCCCATCTGTCAAGGTAATTCGCTTCAGAGGAAAGGTTGTAGAAAATTGGACTTGCAACTGTTACAATGATTAAGAAGGCTATATAAAATtctcaaggaaaaaagaaaagaaaagggaaggctATATAAAAGATACTAATGTTTGCCTCCAGAAAACaatgattgaatttaatttcagacagaacaaaataaaacacattttcattAAGACAACACAACTGGTGACCATATCAGCTTTCATTAAAGATTTTACTGATCAAAAGCAATATTTTCAACActttatcaaacaaaaatatgatGGTCAAACAACTAAAGAATGCAATAATTATAAGTGGCTAAAAAGCACAAGTGCTTATGATAAGCATACCAAAGAGCCTCAGCAAATGTTCAGCACCATATATAGTCGATGGAGATACATCAATTTTGACAGTATCATGATATTGTTGACGCTCTTTTTTGTATAGTAGCATCACAGGCAATGCTTTGTCAAAATAACACCGTATGCCTTTCAAAATTTCTCCAATGGAATCAGTTATCCTGTATCCAAGAAAACATGATCCATGCAACTATTATTGATGCAGCCAATGCATGAACCTGGATATTAAGTAACATCAGAAAACGTGAAATAAATGCAGAATCAgcaaaataattgattgatgTCCACTTTGACATCAATGCCCTTTACGGAGGCCCATATGAGAGCACAGTTGTGACTTGTGGCATACATAATCCATGTTGCATTAGCAAAAATCAACTCTGAAGCTTGAGCATATATCAGCGTTAATTGGTCTCATATATGCTCATCTCAATCTGAATCCCAAGCAATTCAGGCCTTTTGAAATGTTTCATGTCTTGACCATTTATTGCAACTCTAAATCAATTTTTCCCTCCTAGTGCTCTGGCTTCACCTTTTACTTTTAACATTCTGCTTCAAATTAAAACATTCTACATCCTTCCATTCAGGTAAGTTATTAACATCTTCACCAGTGATATTCCCCAATATCGATGGATGGAAGGTATTATTCATGGATCATACACTTAGATatgttcatttaatttttttgctttcctttaatgtgtgtttggtattgtggtgcatggtgcttttcaaaagtgttttttacttgtaaatgcatcaaaacaaatttttttcagatttgttttttcatttttgacaacagcacatcaaaatcatcagaaaacacttaaaaaggtatcaatttgatgttttttcaaggcAAATGCACTTTTGAAACACATCCAAACGCAATACCAAACAGGCACAAGAGAATCAATGTAATTTCTGTTGAAGATACACCATAAATTCTCTTTCAAAACATCTGAAAATTGATCTAATCAATCATTGGAACAGAGAATAAGATCACTGTTATGGTGGTCTATGCAATCGAGAATATATACTAAAATAGCtgataggaaagaaaaaaattcctaGCACATGCAAATTATAATTGATACATGTAATTTCAGCAGAAGCTAGAACAAAACTTACATGCCATCCTTCTTCGACATATATTCTAGGTACTTTGTCAAAATATCATCCACATTTGGTGACCGGGGAAGTTTAACAAACTGCATTTAAAAAGAGAGGTTCTTAACAAATCAGAGCACTATATCATTAAAAAGAAGATTGAACTTAAACTCCAATGATGGATAAGCAGAAACGTTTTCTTTTCCTAGTGGGTTTAGATTTTCTATTTTGTACGGACTTTGGTGCCTCTATAAAGCATAGCTAGACATTAGAAAGGAGGCTACAGATTTTGATTGATCAATAAATTGACTTTTTGAATAATAGGTTCTCTTGGTTATTTTGAGTGTTTTCATTTGACATCTGCATATGGAAAATTTCACATTCTAGAAAGACATTCAACCAATCAAAAAATACTGTGGCAGAGTGTTGAACTATCTTCTATCCTGAAATGGGgaaactatattattttcaatttgtaaatagaaaaaatacttttgtcACAAATCCCATTACATGTAGCAATTTGTGAGTACCACGAGTACATCAAGGTTAACAAATGGCAATAAGACAGAACAAAGTCATACCACAATACTGaagaaagcaaaacaagaaATAGTGTTCAGAAAAATATCTAGAACATCTAGAGTGAATGGAATCACTACAGGGGTGTAGGTCTCACAGTTTCCTCTTTTACTTGCAGAATTTCACTAGAATCTGATCCTTATaccaaaaatccaaaatcttttgctaaaaaatataaaacctttTAAGTGTAAAAGGCCAACTATTTTGTGGGAAAATTCCAAGCTCTTAGGATGGGACGATGGTCTTGTGTTGGATGGGTTGGCATTGGCTGTTTTAAGACGTATGGCATTCAGAATCAACAAAGGTGTCAAAGGACAAAAAAGTTGATATTAGGATTTTCAACAAAGAACAATCTTACAATTGATTGATATTTGTATAAACCCTGAATCTTTTTTCTGTAAGATCCAATAACTAAGAAAATCaccaaatctttttttcctGATTGATATTTGTAAAAAGCCAATCCTTTTATCACAAAAAAGTACAACCAGAAAACTGAAGTTGGATAACAGAAAAGTAGCTGCATTGCTGGTTCAGCATTATAGAAGCTGTTTTGATtgtaaactagaaaaaaataggaaTTATAATCATCAAGATATAGAATTTCAGAGCTAATTCTTTAACAAGTATAATGTATGCACTGTAGTGTTGATAGCCTAATAATTAGGACAGCAAGAGAGGTGATTTAAATTGAATGTAATTCAAGAGTAACAGGATTGCCAGAAAGAATAGGGTCAAGGTAAAAAAGGTGTTCTGTCAAAGGCTTGTTCACAAGATTGTATGTAAAAATTGCCAAAGAAAAGATTATGGTAACACATCCGAAATGGCTGGATAGACTTAAATGTATGCAGGGTTATATTCAATGAAGCAAAAACCATTAAGCTATTTGGTAATAATTGAACTTTATGGCTTCTACACTaactcaaataaaatcaattcgCATAATGAATACAATATAATAGCAATAGGAGAAAATATGTGAATACCTTATCCTGCTGGGTGACAAATTCCCAATCATCAACAAGTTGCTTCTTTAGTGTTGATGGAATTTGGATCTTGACAAGCTTTTCTACAGGCAAATTATCCTTCTAACAATTTGAAACCACAATATTAAGAGGAATCTCAATAAGAATCTAAGAAGAGCAATGAAGTTTCTGAAATAGAGAATCTGATTGTGAGGGTATGCATGTTTTCAGCTTGGTCTTCAATGAAggaaaaattatttacaaaagCAGTACAGGGGCAAAAAAGATGAGATCAGAGCAACAACAAGATGTAGCAGGCCAAAACTGTTGTCCATCAAATACTTcagaaattaaaaggtatgccAAGGCACCATATGAAATAATATGAAACAAACCTCCATTCCTGAATCACTTTTACGCTTCTTCCCTTTTGCCACTGCAAGAAGCAGTGACAATTCATAAGAACAAATTTCTTTGTCTTCACGAGCATATATCATTTAAGAGGCAAATTGAAGATAAACCACtggtaaaggaaaaaaaaaaagcactaaaTATAAATGCAACTTATTTGAATATGTCAAGATGGCAAGATTGCAATAGAATAAAAGCTGAGCAAATATGCCCCATAACTTTGGCAATCATGAAATCAAGACCCAGTTTTTACTAGCAAAATGTTTATAATGGTGTACTACCTAATGCAAGTCAATATGGCACAAAGATGAAACAAAATGATgctgaggaaaaaaaataaaaaacctaagacCAACAGATAGCAATGCCAATGTCAAGCTCCATACAAAGTCCTATGGCACCACAACTTTCTTTGGgcgaaaataattaaactacaaAATTCTTTTCATCCTCTTTTGGAGAACATCTGCCCAATTCGCAGGTACAAGCCTGATAGGACGGCctctatataaagaaaataaacagcaAAAACAAATCTAGGACTAGCAATGTATAGCAGAAAAATCATACCAACTTGTGGTAGGACTTCTACTGGAGAATAATGACAACCAATAGTCACTtactaaaacaatgaaaactgTGCTTATGaagagggaaagaaaaggaaggtaaGGGAACGAACCATTGCTTTTAGGATCTTCCTTGTCCATCTTTGAatctacaaaacaaaaactaatttttacaaaattgaaATAGTTATGAGCTTAACTATCACTTAGCAGTTTCATAGTCATGACTATAAAAACCTGAACAAACATTCAAGGTACTCATATATTAGCACAAAATGAAAGTTAAGTCCCCAAGTTATATGTCTTGTATAAATAACAGTAAGAGTTATTGAAAAGGGAGAGCACATCAATTGAGTTTTTCCTTTGACCTAAGAACCCATAAGCTGATTCTCTCAggcaagaagagaaaaaaaaaagttctagaTAGCCAACAGTTGCTTTGAGACTTTCACGCACCACAAGCTAAATGAACAGAACTTGTTGAAAATCTCCATTTGGACATTAACACATAcaagataaatttgaaaaaatatatgttaaataaaACCGAAGCTTACCAGTAGAGTTTTTTGGCTTCGTCTGAGAAGAACGTCCAGGCTTCAAACTCTTGTCTACACCTTGTTTTTTCTCTAGGGCCTGCTGCTTCAAGACATTATCCGGAGTGTGTTTCATTAGTCGGTCCATGCCTACCCATTCGTCCCAACTGTTGGCAATATGTCCAACCCACAgtaatgatttctgagtccctttTTGAAACAGGGTATATTTATTAACGAAATAAAACTCttaggacaaaaaaaattccGAGAAACCTTTCAGTGATAACATAAACCAATTCACAAAAGAGGCTaagtagtaaaaaaaatgacaataggACCAAATGTTAAGATGAAAAAGATGCAACAAGAGGGCTCACCAGCTGAGAAATAGAAGAAACATCAAAgacaagattttgtttttataagttgTAGCTTCTCTTTTACCTGtccaattgataattttttatattattattctaaactaaaaatatcctTTGTTTTCGATTCATTCAAGTTATATCTGCTATGTTGatctaaaaagataatttccaaattaaattaaaagacacAAAACCGGCAAAGATCCTCAAGAATCTGTGTTTCCAACACCTGCTTAGCATGCCTATAGTTACTGGCAAACCATAACTATTCTATAGCTAGCTAAACTTTATAATAGGACAACAGTTTCCTACTTCCCTAATGTGACATTGatttaaatgtttctttttaatgtatCTCATACACAATCGATCATTGTCTTTCAAATGGTAACAACTGCCCCACCCCCCTTTTCTCTCCAACCCTTTCCTGTCATGATAAACCTTGTCAATgtaataaattacaataataaactagtaaaaggaaaagataaaacagtatttgataaaaaattatagaaagtaATTAAAAACACATAGCGGAAGGAAAATGTCAGACTAGGTACtctaaaaaaagtttatagTTGTATAGAATTAAGATCATAAAACTCCTAAAAAACTAGCatcaatgaaagaaaaacataaaaaacagagaagaaagagGCCTTCActtatgaaattttattgaaaaaacctAGACTTTTAATCTTGGAAAATTATTGTCATGTGATGAGTGCAACAGACATTAAATGTAACAATAATGAAAAGAGTAAAATAGATATCTAGTTATTTACTTTGCTATTGTCAGTTTTGCAATGCGCCATAGTTGTTGCTTCATTTCTTGACACGTCTTAATATTATCCTAACTTTTAAAGGGAAAAGCAGGGGGGAATCTCATCATGAATAAATAAAGCATCCAAGAACTTGAACTTATACTTGattagatttaagaaaaaaaagaggtagaGAAAATGACCTCACAATGTTGCAGTCTGACCTATTCAGTTCCAAAATCTCAGCCAAAATATATAGCAACGGGAAATGAACAAAATGCATACTCACTTTTTATTCCAACCCTGTAAAACAACAAAAGGCACATCACTTAACATCATAACAAGGTAATACTGTACCAGTCAACTACTCAGTGGTTCAGTCATTCAAAATTGTATAACCAGAACAAGTCATTCAGAAAGGAATAGCTAGGAGAAGCTTACAAGGTAGTGGACGAAGTATCTCCATTCCTTCTTACGAAGCTCAGCTTTTTGAACCTAAGATTTaaaagaacattaaaaaaaagttaaaatgctagaaatgaaaaacatataacatgttgtaaaaagaaattagatAACACAAACATTGCTtccaaggaaaaacaaatctcatcttcagcaaaaaatccaaaatcaagacaaaattttaaaatccctTGATTCTTGTGTGTGGTTCCCTGGCAACTCAAAAATACTTGGcatcttaatttcattaaaaaaaatgaaaaaataacactTTGGAACTGAAAGGTCACATCCATAGAAAACAACACTACTCTCCACCGCACTAAAATGCTCCTTATTACAGAAAAATGGAGACTGCAGCAACTATAAATCACAGTGAAATTTACTTAGTTCAGTTGAAATCCCTGAAACCAGTAATTGTTAGTATTCTGCAATAACAAGACAAATTAAACTTGTTacgctaaaaaaaatcaaaattccagCTTCTATAAACCCTAATTTCAACATTAAGCcgttaaaaaaaccttaaatttcCTCAACTATCACTTTCACCTCCATTCTTTACCACAGATTTCcattcaaacaaacaaaatcacaattaaacactaaaaccaccaaaaacaaaacctaaaattaacaaaaagtcgatttaaaaaaaaatgaaaataaacatcAGTTACAAAATCATAgggcacaaataaaaaaaatagaaaaggaaagatcTTATAGAGAGAGATGCCTTGGCCTCGTAGATGCGGGGTCCGTGGTAGGCGAGGACGCGCTCGCCTTCGGAGAAGAGACTGGAATTAGAAGGTGTTTTGTCGCCGCTTGAAGCCTCGGCGTCGCTGCCGGAATCGTCCTTCGATGAGCTCCCCATTTCTCGCTTTCACTGAAGTCGATAGAGAGAGCGGGGGGGGCTTAATCTTACTCACTGCT is part of the Populus trichocarpa isolate Nisqually-1 chromosome 7, P.trichocarpa_v4.1, whole genome shotgun sequence genome and encodes:
- the LOC7483086 gene encoding protein MRG1 isoform X4, with protein sequence MKQQLWRIAKLTIANWDEWVGMDRLMKHTPDNVLKQQALEKKQGVDKSLKPGRSSQTKPKNSTDSKMDKEDPKSNVAKGKKRKSDSGMEKDNLPVEKLVKIQIPSTLKKQLVDDWEFVTQQDKFVKLPRSPNVDDILTKYLEYMSKKDGMITDSIGEILKGIRCYFDKALPVMLLYKKERQQYHDTVKIDVSPSTIYGAEHLLRLFVKLPELLAYVNIEEDTSTRLQQKLLDFLKFLHKNQSTFFLSAYDGSKVSEGKVKGKD
- the LOC7483086 gene encoding protein MRG1 isoform X3 yields the protein MHFVHFPLLYILAEILELNRSDCNIVSWDEWVGMDRLMKHTPDNVLKQQALEKKQGVDKSLKPGRSSQTKPKNSTDSKMDKEDPKSNVAKGKKRKSDSGMEKDNLPVEKLVKIQIPSTLKKQLVDDWEFVTQQDKFVKLPRSPNVDDILTKYLEYMSKKDGMITDSIGEILKGIRCYFDKALPVMLLYKKERQQYHDTVKIDVSPSTIYGAEHLLRLFVKLPELLAYVNIEEDTSTRLQQKLLDFLKFLHKNQSTFFLSAYDGSKVSEGKVKGKD
- the LOC7483086 gene encoding protein MRG1 isoform X5, coding for MFLLFLSCWDEWVGMDRLMKHTPDNVLKQQALEKKQGVDKSLKPGRSSQTKPKNSTDSKMDKEDPKSNVAKGKKRKSDSGMEKDNLPVEKLVKIQIPSTLKKQLVDDWEFVTQQDKFVKLPRSPNVDDILTKYLEYMSKKDGMITDSIGEILKGIRCYFDKALPVMLLYKKERQQYHDTVKIDVSPSTIYGAEHLLRLFVKLPELLAYVNIEEDTSTRLQQKLLDFLKFLHKNQSTFFLSAYDGSKVSEGKVKGKD
- the LOC7483086 gene encoding protein MRG1 isoform X2 → MGSSSKDDSGSDAEASSGDKTPSNSSLFSEGERVLAYHGPRIYEAKVQKAELRKKEWRYFVHYLGWNKNWDEWVGMDRLMKHTPDNVLKQQALEKKQGVDKSLKPGRSSQTKPKNSTDSKMDKEDPKSNVAKGKKRKSDSGMEKDNLPVEKLVKIQIPSTLKKQLVDDWEFVTQQDKFVKLPRSPNVDDILTKYLEYMSKKDGMITDSIGEILKGIRCYFDKALPVMLLYKKERQQYHDTVKIDVSPSTIYGAEHLLRLFVASPIFYNLSSEANYLDRWGFP
- the LOC7483086 gene encoding protein MRG1 isoform X1: MGSSSKDDSGSDAEASSGDKTPSNSSLFSEGERVLAYHGPRIYEAKVQKAELRKKEWRYFVHYLGWNKNWDEWVGMDRLMKHTPDNVLKQQALEKKQGVDKSLKPGRSSQTKPKNSTDSKMDKEDPKSNVAKGKKRKSDSGMEKDNLPVEKLVKIQIPSTLKKQLVDDWEFVTQQDKFVKLPRSPNVDDILTKYLEYMSKKDGMITDSIGEILKGIRCYFDKALPVMLLYKKERQQYHDTVKIDVSPSTIYGAEHLLRLFVKLPELLAYVNIEEDTSTRLQQKLLDFLKFLHKNQSTFFLSAYDGSKVSEGKVKGKD